The Chloroflexota bacterium genome includes a window with the following:
- a CDS encoding putative RiPP precursor, whose protein sequence is MAKKTVYLTPEVKALGDVRTLTQRNVSGTKIDKAFPAGTPINQMTFSS, encoded by the coding sequence ATGGCAAAGAAGACGGTGTACCTGACGCCAGAGGTGAAGGCGCTCGGCGACGTTCGGACGCTGACGCAGCGGAACGTCTCTGGCACCAAGATCGACAAGGCGTTCCCCGCTGGCACGCCCATCAACCAGATGACCTTCTCGTCCTGA
- a CDS encoding ABC transporter ATP-binding protein: MADGQSPGGIIGRLRESAASLVYWPRAFRLIWTAAPRHTAWWLALLTVQGILPAVTVYLTKEVVDSIVGALESGGVWDQAAPALGLIVLAALVLLATESLQGIADWVRTVQTERVEDYVKGLVHHQSVAADFAAFESSEYHDRLDQARREAASRPAALLASLGSLAQNGLTLVVMAAMLFPYGVWLPFALVLSTAPAVYVVLATGWRYHRWWEGTTTARRWTHYYDALLSDRLYAPELRLFGLGRHVAGLFQQGRQTLRAEQSTLLRQQALARLGASALALLLTGCVLAWMVLRTLQGALTLGDLALFWQAFSRGQALAQSLLGHVSQLYTNTLFLKNLFAFLDLKQEIVSPAVPAPVPERLTQGIAFKDVTFRYPGAERPALDGFSLTVSAGSIVAVVGPNGAGKSSMLKLLCRLYEPDAGSIEIDGVDLRTFDLEELWAHIAVLFQYPGCYVATARENIAYGDLHGQPTAEAIERAARAAGAHEPISQLPRGYDTLLGKGFGDGLDLSGGQWQRVAMARAYLRDAPIVLLDEPTSFMDSWAEADWFERLRTLMAGRTALVITHRFTIARRADIIQVMDGGRIVESGSHESLLRANGRYAESWRAQMRAGLSPDPDLDGGAPELDARLDERQGSRLEVQLDSQHQQRREQPA; this comes from the coding sequence ATGGCGGACGGGCAATCGCCCGGGGGGATCATCGGGCGGCTGCGTGAGAGCGCCGCGAGCCTGGTCTACTGGCCGCGCGCCTTTCGGCTGATCTGGACGGCCGCCCCGCGCCACACGGCGTGGTGGCTGGCCTTGCTGACGGTGCAGGGCATCCTGCCGGCCGTCACGGTCTATCTGACCAAGGAGGTCGTTGACAGCATCGTCGGGGCGCTCGAGAGCGGCGGCGTCTGGGATCAGGCGGCCCCGGCGCTCGGGCTGATCGTGCTGGCGGCCCTGGTGCTCCTGGCGACGGAGAGCCTTCAGGGTATCGCGGACTGGGTTCGCACGGTCCAGACGGAGCGCGTCGAGGACTACGTCAAGGGGCTGGTTCATCACCAGTCGGTCGCGGCGGACTTCGCCGCGTTCGAGTCGTCCGAGTATCACGACCGGCTGGATCAGGCCCGCCGCGAGGCCGCCAGCCGGCCGGCTGCCCTGCTCGCCAGCCTCGGGAGCCTCGCCCAGAACGGGCTGACGCTGGTGGTGATGGCGGCCATGCTGTTCCCCTACGGCGTCTGGCTCCCGTTCGCCCTGGTGCTGAGCACCGCGCCGGCTGTCTACGTCGTGCTGGCCACGGGCTGGCGCTACCACCGCTGGTGGGAGGGCACGACCACGGCCCGCCGCTGGACTCACTACTACGACGCCCTGCTGAGCGACCGGCTGTACGCCCCGGAGCTGCGGCTGTTCGGGCTGGGGCGGCACGTCGCCGGGCTGTTTCAGCAGGGGCGGCAGACCCTCCGGGCCGAGCAATCGACGTTGCTGCGGCAGCAGGCCCTGGCCCGCCTCGGTGCGAGCGCGTTGGCGTTGCTGCTGACGGGCTGTGTGCTGGCCTGGATGGTGCTGCGGACGCTCCAGGGGGCGCTTACGCTCGGGGATCTGGCGCTGTTCTGGCAGGCGTTCAGCAGAGGGCAGGCCCTGGCGCAGTCACTCCTGGGACACGTGAGCCAGCTCTACACCAACACCCTGTTCCTGAAGAACCTGTTCGCCTTCCTCGATCTCAAGCAGGAGATCGTGTCGCCGGCCGTGCCGGCCCCCGTCCCGGAGCGGTTGACGCAGGGCATCGCCTTCAAGGACGTGACGTTCCGCTACCCGGGCGCCGAGCGGCCGGCCCTGGACGGCTTCTCGCTGACGGTGTCGGCCGGCTCGATTGTGGCGGTGGTCGGTCCGAACGGGGCCGGTAAGTCGTCGATGCTCAAGCTGCTCTGCCGGCTCTACGAGCCTGACGCCGGCAGCATCGAGATCGACGGCGTCGACCTGCGCACCTTTGACCTGGAGGAGCTGTGGGCACACATCGCCGTGCTGTTCCAGTATCCCGGCTGCTACGTGGCCACGGCCCGCGAGAACATCGCCTACGGCGACCTGCACGGCCAGCCGACGGCGGAGGCTATTGAGCGGGCGGCGCGGGCGGCCGGCGCGCACGAGCCGATCTCGCAGCTGCCGCGCGGCTACGACACGCTGCTCGGGAAGGGGTTCGGGGACGGACTCGACCTGAGCGGCGGCCAGTGGCAGCGGGTCGCGATGGCCCGCGCCTACCTGCGTGACGCCCCCATCGTCCTGCTGGACGAGCCAACCAGCTTCATGGACTCCTGGGCCGAGGCCGACTGGTTCGAGCGGCTGCGGACCCTGATGGCCGGGCGGACGGCGCTGGTCATCACGCATCGCTTCACCATCGCGCGGCGGGCCGACATCATCCAGGTGATGGATGGTGGCAGGATCGTCGAGTCTGGCAGCCACGAGAGCCTGCTGCGGGCGAACGGCCGGTACGCTGAGTCGTGGCGAGCGCAGATGCGGGCCGGGCTCTCGCCCGACCCCGATCTGGATGGGGGTGCTCCCGAGCTGGACGCGCGGCTAGACGAGCGGCAGGGCAGCCGGCTTGAAGTTCAACTGGACAGTCAACACCAGCAGCGCCGCGAACAGCCCGCGTAG
- a CDS encoding CPBP family intramembrane metalloprotease translates to MTKRQQAQRPDVQGVLTGTEPSARFWAIVRPLFRGAAAPARMALLTLPALVMLTVLSLTPQERQRRRLEAVGDDTGGQEPPETRSGPRPYLDLVSTRTRLKVAAAVTLLLLAVAELSIVMAGSLGTILYGVLTLGLLIVGGRVASRRMRTLLWTLAVAPTSRLIAFGAPLDEIVPIWRLALVGLLTGIATVIAIRAADFTWADVGIVFRWRQIPFYLLVAGVGVGLGVVERSLVTTLPYPNTLDDKFLPIVTGLGIVDDLLFQGALLEAARRAIGRLAVPFVVLVVGVLHIGYLSPPLGLCAMAIAGVFGLARATSGSLVGVILAHIGLNLGLFVLGPEVGPLFGQLLRDVGVAALFAA, encoded by the coding sequence ATGACGAAGCGGCAGCAGGCGCAACGGCCTGACGTGCAGGGAGTCCTGACGGGGACGGAGCCGAGCGCCCGGTTCTGGGCGATCGTGCGACCCCTGTTCCGTGGAGCGGCGGCCCCTGCGCGCATGGCGCTGTTGACGCTGCCGGCCCTCGTGATGCTGACCGTCCTCTCGCTGACCCCCCAGGAGCGGCAACGGCGGCGGCTGGAGGCTGTCGGCGACGACACCGGCGGCCAGGAGCCGCCCGAGACGCGCAGCGGCCCACGTCCGTACCTGGATCTTGTGTCCACACGGACCCGACTCAAGGTCGCTGCCGCCGTCACGCTGCTGCTGCTCGCCGTGGCGGAGTTGTCGATTGTGATGGCCGGCAGCCTGGGCACGATCCTGTACGGCGTGCTCACGCTCGGGCTGCTGATCGTGGGTGGGAGGGTCGCCAGCCGCCGGATGCGAACGTTGCTCTGGACGCTGGCCGTCGCGCCGACCAGCCGCCTGATCGCGTTCGGCGCGCCGCTCGACGAGATCGTGCCGATCTGGCGGCTGGCCCTGGTAGGGCTGCTCACCGGCATCGCCACGGTCATCGCCATCCGGGCGGCAGATTTCACCTGGGCTGACGTCGGCATCGTGTTCCGGTGGCGGCAGATCCCGTTCTACCTGCTTGTCGCCGGTGTTGGGGTCGGCCTGGGCGTCGTGGAGCGGTCACTCGTCACCACGCTGCCATACCCGAACACCCTCGACGACAAGTTCCTGCCCATCGTCACGGGGCTGGGCATCGTGGACGACCTGCTGTTCCAGGGTGCGCTGCTCGAAGCCGCGCGCAGGGCCATCGGGCGGCTGGCTGTGCCGTTCGTGGTGCTGGTCGTGGGCGTGCTCCACATCGGGTATCTCTCGCCGCCGCTGGGCCTGTGCGCCATGGCCATCGCCGGCGTGTTCGGGCTGGCCCGCGCCACGAGCGGCTCGCTGGTGGGCGTGATTCTGGCGCACATCGGGCTGAACCTGGGGCTGTTCGTCCTAGGGCCAGAAGTCGGGCCGTTGTTCGGGCAACTGCTCAGGGATGTCGGCGTTGCAGCACTCTTTGCAGCCTGA
- a CDS encoding asparagine synthetase B, with amino-acid sequence MSAVFGLVYRDGEAARAVEPWLLRKMAQSLLHRGPDGQGIWHDGPAGLGHLLLHTTPESVGERQPLHDAGRGLAATVDARLDNRAELLAALDLPSSATDADLVLAAYARWGEASPSHLLGDFAFVIWDGGARRLFCARDHAGVRPLVYASVGGLFACASESKALLTLPALTGERDEAQIADFLLGEPADAAATFYREIRRLPPAHTLTVDGAGPRLQRYWSPSDVPERRLGSDAAYADAFRETFAEAVRCRLRSGQPAGALLSGGLDSSSIVCVASAMQPAPLPTFSCVYDAVPTCDERQYQQLVLHARPCTWTTLAADDLSPLSYLDELTIQAEGPPFGPGLASQVALYRLASAAGVRTLLDGHGGDEVVSHGEGYLSELALAHRWPALLREVRGVARTYDEAAWSMFATYARFGLSTSATFRRLWRAGGAVWHGVRRTTPQPAGEAPRLGVVLPALAARVNLADRVRERQRAQARAARTERGLHLATLDDGRQPLALEVLDRIASAAGVDPRYPFWDKRLVELCVSVPAEQKLRGGWPRSILRRAMEGILPPAIQWRADKTDFSPSLRRGFLTFERQRLDAALLDGSPELDAYIDRAALRQRYDRWLTAEQGDAHGDIHHIWRAMALGRWLQLTDPVHQQASPVRGVFSQGLPAAQLHLGA; translated from the coding sequence ACGACGGCCCGGCTGGCCTGGGGCATCTGCTGCTGCACACCACGCCCGAGTCGGTCGGCGAGCGCCAGCCGCTCCACGATGCTGGGCGCGGCCTGGCCGCCACGGTCGATGCCCGGCTGGACAATCGAGCCGAGCTGCTGGCGGCCCTCGATCTGCCGTCGTCGGCCACCGACGCCGATCTCGTCCTGGCGGCCTACGCGCGCTGGGGCGAGGCCAGCCCGTCACACCTCCTGGGGGACTTCGCGTTCGTCATCTGGGATGGTGGCGCGCGGCGGCTGTTCTGCGCCCGCGATCATGCTGGCGTCAGGCCGCTGGTCTACGCCAGCGTCGGCGGTCTGTTCGCCTGCGCCTCCGAGTCCAAGGCGCTGCTGACGCTGCCCGCCCTGACGGGTGAGCGCGACGAGGCCCAGATCGCCGACTTCCTGCTGGGCGAACCGGCTGATGCCGCCGCCACGTTCTATCGCGAGATCCGCCGCCTGCCGCCGGCCCACACCCTGACCGTGGACGGGGCCGGCCCGCGGCTGCAGCGCTACTGGTCGCCGTCCGACGTGCCGGAGCGCCGCCTTGGCTCGGACGCGGCCTACGCCGACGCGTTCCGTGAGACGTTCGCCGAGGCGGTCCGCTGCCGCCTGCGGAGCGGGCAGCCGGCCGGGGCGCTGCTGAGCGGCGGCCTCGACTCGTCGTCCATCGTCTGTGTGGCGAGCGCCATGCAGCCGGCCCCGCTCCCGACCTTCTCCTGTGTCTACGACGCCGTGCCGACCTGTGACGAGCGTCAGTATCAACAACTGGTGTTGCACGCGCGGCCCTGCACCTGGACGACCCTGGCGGCGGACGATCTCAGCCCGCTCAGCTACCTGGATGAGCTGACGATCCAGGCCGAGGGGCCACCGTTCGGCCCTGGTCTGGCCTCACAGGTTGCGCTCTACCGACTGGCGAGCGCCGCCGGCGTGCGGACGCTGCTGGATGGCCACGGCGGCGACGAGGTCGTGTCACATGGCGAGGGCTACCTGAGCGAGCTGGCCCTGGCTCACCGCTGGCCGGCGCTGCTGCGGGAGGTCCGAGGCGTCGCCCGGACCTACGACGAGGCCGCCTGGTCGATGTTCGCCACCTACGCCCGTTTCGGCCTCAGCACGTCGGCCACCTTCCGCAGGCTCTGGCGGGCGGGCGGTGCGGTCTGGCATGGCGTGCGCCGCACGACGCCCCAGCCGGCCGGCGAGGCTCCACGGCTCGGCGTGGTGCTGCCGGCGCTGGCGGCCCGGGTAAACCTGGCAGATCGCGTGCGCGAGCGGCAGCGCGCCCAGGCCCGTGCTGCGCGCACCGAGCGCGGACTCCACCTTGCCACGCTGGACGATGGCCGACAGCCCCTGGCGCTGGAGGTGCTGGACCGCATCGCGAGCGCGGCCGGCGTCGATCCCCGCTACCCCTTCTGGGACAAGCGGCTGGTCGAGCTGTGCGTGAGCGTGCCGGCCGAGCAGAAGCTGCGGGGCGGCTGGCCCCGCTCGATCTTGCGGCGGGCGATGGAGGGCATCCTGCCGCCGGCGATCCAGTGGCGCGCCGACAAGACGGATTTCTCGCCGTCGCTCAGGCGAGGCTTTCTGACCTTCGAGCGGCAGCGACTCGACGCGGCCCTGCTCGACGGCAGCCCGGAGCTTGACGCGTACATCGACCGGGCCGCCCTGCGTCAGCGGTATGACCGCTGGCTCACCGCCGAGCAGGGCGATGCCCACGGCGACATTCATCACATCTGGCGGGCAATGGCGTTGGGGCGCTGGCTCCAACTCACTGACCCGGTCCACCAGCAGGCATCTCCAGTTCGCGGGGTCTTCAGTCAGGGCCTGCCTGCCGCCCAGCTCCACCTGGGCGCTTGA
- a CDS encoding DUF1616 domain-containing protein, translated as MAVAVQGAGRAVVRSRDLAVAVACAVLLLGVMLIESRAAPVLFVRLVLGLIVVLYLPGYCLLAVLAPRRQSLDQAERIGISIGVSVAIIPLLALLLDASPGGLRPWPVVMAETVWIVSCVLLALWQRSQQPPPSMRPAISQIPTRRWLGQLSGPERIVFPLVLIALVLAGGAALVTMLTPTADDLMTEMYVLGRGGLAEQLPRKVEVGEPVNVTLGIVNHELFSQRYRFEAWTVDSWNPGDREVLVAPSTLSVGPGEKIEWPLTWTMPRPGVDQMIELALYLNREEQPYRRLRLWVDVAPGAAGDTNAGESDLAGGVEANLAPPGDSGVRPTPAPPPSQHLPMSVPQPFAPGAGARSGQR; from the coding sequence ATGGCCGTGGCAGTGCAGGGCGCTGGGCGGGCCGTCGTGCGCTCGCGGGATCTCGCGGTAGCGGTGGCCTGCGCGGTGCTGCTGCTCGGGGTGATGCTGATCGAGAGCCGCGCTGCGCCGGTCCTGTTCGTTCGGCTGGTGCTCGGGCTGATCGTCGTGTTGTACCTGCCGGGCTACTGCCTGCTGGCCGTCCTCGCGCCGCGCCGGCAGTCGCTGGATCAGGCCGAACGCATCGGCATCAGCATCGGCGTCAGCGTGGCGATCATCCCGCTGTTGGCGCTGCTGCTGGATGCCTCGCCGGGCGGCCTGCGCCCCTGGCCCGTCGTGATGGCTGAAACCGTCTGGATCGTGTCCTGCGTCCTGCTGGCGTTGTGGCAGCGGTCGCAGCAGCCGCCACCCTCGATGCGCCCTGCCATCTCCCAGATCCCGACGCGGCGCTGGCTCGGGCAGTTGAGCGGCCCGGAGCGCATCGTCTTCCCGCTGGTGCTGATCGCCCTGGTGCTGGCGGGCGGCGCGGCCCTGGTGACGATGCTGACGCCGACGGCTGACGACCTGATGACCGAGATGTACGTGCTCGGGCGCGGCGGCCTCGCGGAGCAGCTGCCGCGCAAGGTCGAGGTCGGGGAGCCGGTCAACGTGACGCTTGGCATCGTCAACCACGAGCTGTTCAGCCAGCGCTACCGCTTCGAGGCCTGGACCGTCGATTCCTGGAACCCGGGCGATCGCGAGGTGCTGGTCGCGCCATCGACGCTCTCCGTCGGCCCAGGCGAGAAGATCGAGTGGCCGCTGACCTGGACGATGCCCCGCCCGGGCGTCGATCAAATGATCGAGCTGGCGCTCTACCTGAACCGCGAGGAGCAGCCGTACCGGCGACTGCGACTCTGGGTAGATGTTGCGCCAGGAGCCGCCGGCGACACCAACGCCGGCGAGAGCGATCTGGCCGGCGGCGTCGAGGCGAACCTTGCGCCGCCTGGAGACAGCGGCGTCCGCCCGACCCCGGCCCCACCCCCCAGCCAGCACCTTCCGATGTCCGTCCCGCAGCCGTTCGCCCCAGGAGCCGGCGCGCGAAGCGGTCAGCGGTGA
- a CDS encoding putative RiPP precursor, with the protein MAVKKEYLAPEVKALGDVRALTQRNVSGTKTDKAFPAGTPINQLTFST; encoded by the coding sequence ATGGCAGTAAAGAAGGAGTACCTGGCCCCGGAGGTCAAGGCGCTTGGAGACGTGCGTGCGCTGACGCAGCGCAACGTCTCGGGGACGAAGACCGACAAGGCGTTCCCCGCTGGCACGCCGATCAACCAGTTGACCTTTTCCACCTAA
- a CDS encoding SDR family NAD(P)-dependent oxidoreductase — translation MARAGARTAVVDIDGAAARRTCRQIKQAGGWAMAIEADVTQASSVDTMIQAVQTQLGAPAILVNNVGGTQSVAPIAESDPDAWLADLHLNLGSAFLCSRAVLPGMIERQRGRIINIASNGAVGPWPLLSAYAASKAGVVSLTQSLAREVRAQGISVFALHPGHVHTRLVEQLSRQLARYRQSEGGHLQLSAPDAAARLCVYLAGGGADHLSGHFFPDATDTPQRVFWRWIGYLGLLRREAISLRTTRQVVTAALAPFPSPTAGPGRRIVDVLRGLFAALLVLTVQLNFKPAALPLV, via the coding sequence ATGGCGCGCGCAGGCGCCAGAACCGCCGTTGTCGATATCGACGGCGCGGCTGCACGGCGTACCTGCCGGCAGATCAAGCAGGCAGGCGGCTGGGCGATGGCAATCGAGGCGGATGTCACGCAGGCGTCGAGCGTGGACACGATGATCCAGGCTGTGCAGACGCAGCTTGGAGCGCCCGCCATCCTCGTCAACAACGTCGGCGGCACGCAGTCCGTCGCCCCCATCGCCGAGAGTGATCCCGACGCCTGGCTCGCCGATCTCCACCTGAATCTCGGCAGCGCGTTTCTCTGCTCGCGCGCCGTGCTGCCCGGCATGATCGAGCGTCAGCGGGGTCGCATCATCAACATCGCCAGCAACGGCGCCGTGGGGCCGTGGCCGCTGCTCTCGGCGTATGCGGCATCGAAGGCGGGCGTCGTGAGCCTGACCCAGTCGCTCGCACGGGAGGTGCGGGCACAGGGGATCTCCGTGTTCGCCCTGCATCCCGGTCACGTACACACGCGGCTCGTCGAGCAGCTCAGCCGCCAGTTGGCGCGCTACCGGCAGAGCGAGGGCGGCCACCTGCAGCTCTCAGCACCCGACGCCGCCGCCCGCCTCTGCGTCTACCTGGCTGGGGGCGGGGCGGACCACCTGTCCGGGCACTTCTTCCCCGATGCGACGGACACCCCCCAACGCGTCTTCTGGCGCTGGATCGGCTATCTCGGGCTGCTGCGTCGCGAGGCGATCTCGTTGCGAACGACGCGGCAGGTGGTCACGGCGGCGCTCGCGCCCTTCCCATCGCCCACGGCTGGCCCCGGCCGCCGCATCGTCGATGTGCTACGCGGGCTGTTCGCGGCGCTGCTGGTGTTGACTGTCCAGTTGAACTTCAAGCCGGCTGCCCTGCCGCTCGTCTAG
- a CDS encoding glycosyltransferase family 4 protein, with protein MNALPRPQSGPRVGLITYALDRATGGIARYTRELRAALLRAGLPLTILQAGRELPPSPTTVQLPGAGLLPGLMTVGQAEIAWAARRHDLDLVHDPTGVSPLLLTTRQRVATIHDVIPLIYPAASTTLDRLIYHRWLPSVARRLDAILTVSECSRHDIVRLLRVDPARVHVTPNAVGPEFAPATPEQITTVTARQGITGPYLLYVGSVEARKNLTRLLHAFAALPEDARGWQLVIVGASGWKSSPVYATVEQLRLGDRVRFLGFVPDADLPALYSGADLFVFPSLYEGFGLPVLEAMACGTAVITSSTSSLPEIAGDAARLCDPLDVPGLTTALRELLREPAHRQELAARGLARAAQFTWDRTAQATLDVYRGVTGGIHRVAS; from the coding sequence ATGAATGCTCTGCCGCGCCCTCAGTCAGGGCCACGCGTTGGCCTGATCACCTACGCGCTCGACCGGGCGACGGGCGGCATCGCGCGGTACACCCGCGAGCTGCGGGCCGCCTTGCTGCGGGCCGGGCTGCCGCTGACCATCCTCCAGGCCGGCCGCGAATTGCCGCCCTCGCCCACCACGGTGCAGTTACCTGGGGCTGGCCTGCTGCCCGGCCTGATGACGGTCGGCCAGGCCGAGATCGCCTGGGCCGCTCGCCGCCACGATCTCGATCTCGTCCACGATCCGACGGGCGTCTCACCGCTGTTGCTGACGACGCGCCAGCGCGTGGCGACCATCCATGACGTGATCCCGCTGATCTACCCGGCCGCCAGCACCACGCTCGACCGCCTGATCTACCACCGGTGGCTGCCGAGCGTCGCCCGGCGGCTGGACGCCATCCTGACGGTCAGCGAGTGCTCGCGGCACGACATCGTGCGGCTGCTGCGGGTCGATCCCGCGCGGGTCCACGTCACGCCGAACGCCGTCGGGCCGGAGTTCGCGCCCGCGACGCCGGAGCAGATCACTACGGTGACGGCACGGCAGGGCATCACCGGGCCGTACCTCCTCTACGTCGGCTCGGTGGAGGCGCGCAAGAACCTGACGCGGCTGCTGCACGCCTTCGCGGCGCTCCCCGAGGACGCGCGCGGCTGGCAGCTCGTCATCGTCGGGGCGTCCGGCTGGAAGTCCAGCCCGGTCTACGCCACCGTCGAGCAGTTGCGGCTGGGGGACCGGGTCCGCTTCCTGGGCTTTGTCCCAGACGCCGACCTGCCAGCCCTCTACAGCGGCGCAGACCTGTTCGTCTTCCCGAGCCTCTACGAGGGGTTCGGGCTGCCCGTCCTCGAAGCGATGGCCTGCGGGACGGCGGTCATCACCTCGTCCACGTCGTCGCTGCCGGAGATCGCTGGCGATGCAGCACGCCTCTGCGATCCGCTGGACGTGCCGGGGCTGACCACGGCGCTGCGTGAGCTGCTGCGCGAGCCTGCGCATCGCCAGGAGCTTGCCGCGCGCGGTCTGGCGCGCGCAGCCCAGTTCACCTGGGACCGCACCGCCCAGGCCACGCTCGACGTGTACCGCGGCGTGACGGGAGGCATCCACCGTGTGGCAAGCTAA